The sequence CTGCGGATCATACTCGGCAGCAAAGGCCTTGATGGCATCAGGCGTCAAGCCCGGGACCTGGTAGCGGTAGATGCGGCCTTCCTCGAAATCCTCGAAGTACAGCGGTTTGGTGTTGCGCTGGCCTTGCATGATGGTCGGTCTCATGGATAACAGGTGACGGCTATCCTCGCGCACGCTGGGAGACAAACGCAACCAGTGTACTTTTGGTAACCTGAAATCCCTCTGCGCCGCCTCCGGGATTCATCGGTTGATCAACCGCTGCTCCCGGATTCCGCTTCGCTGCATCCGGGCTACGCACCCGGCATCCACCCCTACCGCAGCAGCACCGTCCCCAGCCACTGCTCGATATCCCGCACCTCCTCCATGACGATCCCGTGCTCGACGAAGTAGGTCTGCCAGACAATTGGGTAGCCGGCTTCTTTGAGCAGGGCGAAGGACTTGAGGGCGAAGTCGTGGGGAATCACGCCGTCGTCGCGGCCGTGGGCCATGAAGATGGGCACGTCACGGTTGGCCTCGCTGGCTTCGGCGGCCAGGGTGTCGGCCAGCGGCAGGTAGGTGGACAGCGCGAGCACGCCGGCCAGGCGTTTGGGGTGGCGCAGCGCGGTGTGCAGGGCAATCGCGCCGCCTTGCGAGAAGCCGGCCAGCACGATGTTGGCGTCGGCGATGCCGCGCGCGTTTTCACGGGCGATGAGGGCCTCGACCTGCGCGGCCGACTGGTGCACGCCGGCCGGGTCCTCGCGCCGGGCGGAGAAGTCCTGCGAGACGATGTCGTACCACGCACGCATCACGTAGCCGCCGTTGATGGTGACCGGGCGCGTGGGCGCGTGCGGGAAGACGAAGCGCGTCGGCGGCAGCGCGGCTTCGTCGAAGGCGTCGACCACCGGTTCGAAGTCGTGGCCGTCGGCGCCCAGGCCGTGCAGCCAGATCACGGCATGGGTAGGCTGGGGGCCGGTTTCGATTTCAACGCAGGGCAGCAGTTCGGCAGACATCGGGACTCCGCAATCAGGTCAGAAGGCACAGGCGTGTCACATTACACGAGCCTGCCTCGTCATGTCGGCACCCCCCTTCATTTCAAGGACGCCCCATGAACGACCTGACCCGCCAACACGCCATGATCACTGCCTTCGGCCAGCAGTACGACTACGATACGGCGTACATGACCGAACTGCTCGACGCCTCGCCGGCGGCCTATGCCGCCTTTGCTGCGGCCATGCCGCTGTCCGGCCACCGCCAGGCGCTGCCGCTGGCGGCGCACTTCGTCGCCCGCATCGTCACCCTGCAGGCGGAGGACTGCGGCGCCTGCACCCAGCTGAACCTGCGCATGGCGGTCGAGGCCGGGGTGGATCGCGACGTGCTGGCTACGCTGCTGGCGCGCCCCGACGCCCTGCCGGCCGAGCTGGCCGATATCCGCGCCCATGTGCTGGACGTGGTCGGCGGTGGCCTGCCCGATCCGGAGCGCGCCGCGCGGATCCGCGCCCGCCACGGCGACGCGGCCTTTGCCGAACTGGCCACGGCGATTGCCGGCAGCCGACTGTTCCCCACCATCAAGCGCGCGCTGATGCATGCCAGCGCCTGCCAGAAACCAACGCTGGATTTCTGATGAGCCTCGACGCCTTCGCGCGCGAGCGCAGCTATCTCGTCCGTCTGGCCTACCGCATGCTCGGTTCGGTCGCCGATGCCGAGGATGCGGTGCAGGACACCTACCTGCGCTGGCAGGCGGCCGCCGAGCCGGCGCTCGACACCCCACGCGCCTGGTTCACCCGCACCTGCACCCGCCTCTGCCTGGACCGGCTCAAGTCGGCCCACCGCACGCGCGAACAGTATGTGGGCGAGTGGCTGCCCGAACCCTTCGTGGACGACAGCGAGACACGCGCCGTGCTCGACGAGAGCTTGTCGATGGCCCTGCTCGCCACCATCGAGCGCCTGACCCCGGCCGAGCGCGCCGCCTTCTTGCTGCACGACGTATTCGACTACGGCTTCGACGACATCGCCAGCATGCTCGACCTCTCCCCGGCCAACTGCCGCCAGCTGGCCACCCGCGCGCGGCGGCACCTGGCCGGCGAGCGGGTGCGCGGGCCGCGCGACGCGGACACCGTGCAACGGCTCGGCCAGGCCTTCTTCGCCGCCATCCGCGGCGGCGACATCGCCGGCCTGCAGGCGGTGCTGAGCGAGGACGTGGTGCTGCGCGCCGACGGCGGCGGCAAGGTGTCGGCCGCGCGCCGGCCGGTGGAAGGCCGCACGGCGGTGCTGCGCTTTCTGGCGGCCATCTTCATGCGCGGCAACGCCCCAGGCCCCGAGGTACGCGAGCGCTGGTTCAACGGCGCGCCGGGCATGCTCATCGTCGACGGCGAGCGACCGGTCTCGGCCTTCCACTTCGACGTGCGCGACGGGCGCATCGCCGGCATTTTCGTGCAGCGCAACCCCGACAAGCTGTGCGGCTTCGCGCCGGTGGCCTGAATAGCAAAACGCCCGGCCGAAGCCGGGCGTTTTTATATCGAACGGACGCCGCTCAGAGACTGGAGACGAACACCACGATCACCCCGATCGGCGCGACGAAGCGCACCACCAGGTTCCACAGCGCAAAACCGCCGCTGCTCAGGTCCAGCTCCTCGCGCACGCTCTCGCGATTGAGGCACCAGCCGACGAACACCACGGCACCCAGCGCGGTCAGCGGCAGCAGGAACTTGCTGGTGAGCTTGTCGAGCAGGTCGAAGATGTTGTTGCCGAAGATCAGCACATCGCTCCACACGTTGAACGACAGCAGCGCCGCGATGCCCAGCGCCCAGATGACCACGCCGGCCAGCACCGTCGCGCCAACCCGGCCCAGCGGGGTGCGCTCCTGCAGCAGCTCGACGGACGGCTCGAGCAGCGAGATGGCCGAGGTGAGCGCGGCGAAGGTCAGCAGCAGGAAGAACATGGTGCCGAGGATCACGCCGCCGGTGATCTTGCCGAAGACCAGCGGCAGGGTGACGAAGATCAGACCCGGGCCGGCGGCCGGATCGAGGCCGTTGGCGAACACGATGGGAAAGATCGCCAGGCCGGCGCCGAGGGCGATCACGGTGTCCATGATGGCCACGGTGCGCGCGGCGCGCAGCAGGTTGACCTTCTGCCCCAGGTAGGAGCCGTAGGCAATCATCACGCCCATGCCCAGCGACAGGGTGAAGAAAGCATGACCAAGGGCGGCCAGCACGACTTCGCCGGTGAGCTTGGAGAAATCCGGTGCAAACAGGTATTCCAGCGCGCGGCCAAAACCGTCGGACGCCGCACCGTAGCCGACCATCAGCGCCAGCAGCACGCCGAGCGCCGGCATGAGGATCTTGGAGGCACGCTCCAGGCCGCCCGATACGCCCAGGGCGACCACGCCGGCGGTCAGCGCCATGAAGGCGGTGTGCCAGATGGTGAGCGAGCCGGGGTTACCCAGCATGCCCGAGAAGGCGGCGCCGGCAGCATCGGAGTCCATGCCGCTGAAGCTGCCGCTCATGGCGTCGAGCAGGTAGGACAGCGCCCAGCCGCCGATCACGCTATAGAAGGAGAGGATCAGGAAGCCGGCCAGCGTGCCGCTGACACCGACCATGACCCAGCCCTTGCCACGGCCGTTGGCCTCGGCCAGATCGGCCATCGAGTTGATGGGGTTCTTCTGGCCGCGACGGCCGATCATCCATTCAGCGACGATGATCGGCAGGCCGATCAGCGCGATACACACCAGGTACACGGCCACAAAGGCGGCGCCGCCACTCTGGCCGACCATGTAGGGAAACTTCCAGATATTGCCCAGACCGACCGCCGAACCGACGGCGGCGAGCACGAAGCCCATGCGCGACGACCACTGACCGTGGCCTTGTTTGACTGCTGACATGCGTGTCTCCTTCCTTGCGTTTTTTTGGTGAATCGATGGGCCGGACGACGCTTCTTTTTTTTCTGGATGTCCGGCCCAGGTACTGCGGTTAGCGCTTGAAGCGCGCCTCGGCCAGGGCGTCGGCCACCTCCCCGGTCGGTCGCTGCTCCTTGGCCGCACGCTCGAAGATTTCGAGCAGCGTGCCGTAGATGCCTTCGACATGCTTGAGCAGTGCGGCGCGGTCGAAGCCGGTGCGCTCATAGTACACATCGATGATGCCGCCGGCATTGATGACATAGTCCGGCGCATAGAGGATGCCGCGGCGCATCAGCTCGGAGCCATGGCGGGCCTCGGCCAGCTGGTTGTTGGAGGCGCCGGCCACGATGCGCGCCTTGAGCTGCGGGATGGTCTGGTCATTGAGGATGGCGCCCAGCGCGCAGGGGGCAAACACATCCACGTCCAGGCCGTAGATGGCTTCCGGGGCCACCACGGTGGCGCCCAGCTCACTACCGGCACGCACCAGGTTGTCCTTGTGGATGTCGGTCACCCACAGCTGGGCGCCGGCCTCCTTGAGCTGGCGGGCGAGGTCGAAGCCGACGTTGCCCACGCCCTGCACGGCCACGCGCACGCCCTCGAGCGAGTCGCGGCCCAGTTGTGCCTTGACCGCGGCCTTGATGCCGACGAAGGTGCCCAGCGCAGTGGCCGGCGACGGGTCGCCGCTGCGGGTGCCGGTGTCGGTGGGCTTGTCGACGATGCCGGCCACGTGCGCGGTGCGCTCGGCCAGGTATTTCATGTCGGAAACGCTGGTGCCCGAATCCTCGGCGGCGATGTAGCGACCGTTGAGGCGGTTGAGCGCGGTGGCGAAGGCGTCGAGCAGCGCCGGGCTCTTGTCGGTGCGCGGGTTGCCGATGATCACCGACTTGCCGCCGCCGAGCTTGAGGCCGGCCAGGGCGGACTTGTAGGTCATGCCGCGCGACAGGCGCAGCACGTCGCGGATGGCCTCGTCCTCGCTGGCGTAGGGCCACATGCGGCAGCCGCCGAGCGCGGGGCCGAGGTTGGAATTGTGGATGGCGATGATGGCCTTGAGGCCGCTGGCGTCGTCGCTGACGAACACCACCTGCTCGTGATCGGCGAAATCACGCTGGGAAAAAACCGACATGCTGCGTCTCCTTCTTTGTCTGGATACCCTTAAAGGGATCCGAATGGATGCAGCACGCCCGCCGCCGTCTCTTGTGGCGACTTGGGCGAGCGAGCTGCGGGTTTGAGTCAGGTCAGGCCGTGGCCTTGGGGATGTGCGAGATCACCTTGACGTCGCCGAGGGTGCGTTCGCCCTTGAAGCGGGCCATCAGCGTTTTCTGCTGATTGCGGGCATGCTCGACATAGCGCTCGCGCACATGGCCGAAGCCGCGCATCTGGTCCGGCAGGTTGGCCAGTTCGACCGCCACGTCGTGGTTGGTCGGCTTGAGGCCGGCCAGCACGGTGTCGATCAGCGCTTCGTACTCGGTAATCAGGGCACGGTCCAGCTTGCGATCGGCGCTGCGCGCAAAGGGGTCGAGCGCACCGCCGCGCAGATGCTTGAAGCGGGCCAGCAGGCGCATGGCCTTGAGCATCCACGGGCCGTAGGCGCGCTTCTTGAGCTGGCCGGTGGCGGCGTCCTTGTCGGCCAGCAGCGGCGGGGCGAGGTGGAAGACGAGCTTGTAGTCGCCTTCGAACTGATCCTCGACACGCTGCAGGAAGTCGCTGTCGGTGTACAGACGCGCCACCTCGTACTCGTCCTTGTAGGCGAGCAGTTTGTAGTAGCCGCGGGCCACCGCTTCGGTCAGCAGGGTGATGCCGGGCGACACGGCCTCCTCGGCCTTGCGCACCTTGTTCACCAGCGCCAGGTAGCGCTCGGCGTAGGCGGCGTCCTGGTAGGCGGTGAGCTGTTCCTTGCGGCGGGCGATCACCTCGTCGACCGTGGTCGACAACTGGTGATGCGCGGGCACATGGGCCGGCTGGGCAGCCTTGACCACGGCGGCCATGTCGACCGCAGCCACGCGGCCCCACTGGAAGGCGGCAATATTGGCCTTGACCGCCGCACCGTTGATCTCGATGGCGCGGATGATGGCGCCGCGGGTCAGCGGCACCAGCCCCTTCTGCCAGGCGTAGCCGAGCATGAACAGGTTGGTGGCGATCGCGTCGCCCATGATCGCCGTG comes from Denitromonas sp. and encodes:
- a CDS encoding alpha/beta hydrolase, with translation MSAELLPCVEIETGPQPTHAVIWLHGLGADGHDFEPVVDAFDEAALPPTRFVFPHAPTRPVTINGGYVMRAWYDIVSQDFSARREDPAGVHQSAAQVEALIARENARGIADANIVLAGFSQGGAIALHTALRHPKRLAGVLALSTYLPLADTLAAEASEANRDVPIFMAHGRDDGVIPHDFALKSFALLKEAGYPIVWQTYFVEHGIVMEEVRDIEQWLGTVLLR
- the sigJ gene encoding RNA polymerase sigma factor SigJ, with amino-acid sequence MSLDAFARERSYLVRLAYRMLGSVADAEDAVQDTYLRWQAAAEPALDTPRAWFTRTCTRLCLDRLKSAHRTREQYVGEWLPEPFVDDSETRAVLDESLSMALLATIERLTPAERAAFLLHDVFDYGFDDIASMLDLSPANCRQLATRARRHLAGERVRGPRDADTVQRLGQAFFAAIRGGDIAGLQAVLSEDVVLRADGGGKVSAARRPVEGRTAVLRFLAAIFMRGNAPGPEVRERWFNGAPGMLIVDGERPVSAFHFDVRDGRIAGIFVQRNPDKLCGFAPVA
- a CDS encoding sodium-dependent transporter, which translates into the protein MSAVKQGHGQWSSRMGFVLAAVGSAVGLGNIWKFPYMVGQSGGAAFVAVYLVCIALIGLPIIVAEWMIGRRGQKNPINSMADLAEANGRGKGWVMVGVSGTLAGFLILSFYSVIGGWALSYLLDAMSGSFSGMDSDAAGAAFSGMLGNPGSLTIWHTAFMALTAGVVALGVSGGLERASKILMPALGVLLALMVGYGAASDGFGRALEYLFAPDFSKLTGEVVLAALGHAFFTLSLGMGVMIAYGSYLGQKVNLLRAARTVAIMDTVIALGAGLAIFPIVFANGLDPAAGPGLIFVTLPLVFGKITGGVILGTMFFLLLTFAALTSAISLLEPSVELLQERTPLGRVGATVLAGVVIWALGIAALLSFNVWSDVLIFGNNIFDLLDKLTSKFLLPLTALGAVVFVGWCLNRESVREELDLSSGGFALWNLVVRFVAPIGVIVVFVSSL
- a CDS encoding Glu/Leu/Phe/Val dehydrogenase dimerization domain-containing protein, translated to MSVFSQRDFADHEQVVFVSDDASGLKAIIAIHNSNLGPALGGCRMWPYASEDEAIRDVLRLSRGMTYKSALAGLKLGGGKSVIIGNPRTDKSPALLDAFATALNRLNGRYIAAEDSGTSVSDMKYLAERTAHVAGIVDKPTDTGTRSGDPSPATALGTFVGIKAAVKAQLGRDSLEGVRVAVQGVGNVGFDLARQLKEAGAQLWVTDIHKDNLVRAGSELGATVVAPEAIYGLDVDVFAPCALGAILNDQTIPQLKARIVAGASNNQLAEARHGSELMRRGILYAPDYVINAGGIIDVYYERTGFDRAALLKHVEGIYGTLLEIFERAAKEQRPTGEVADALAEARFKR